A genomic window from Acinetobacter chinensis includes:
- the recF gene encoding DNA replication/repair protein RecF (All proteins in this family for which functions are known are DNA-binding proteins that assist the filamentation of RecA onto DNA for the initiation of recombination or recombinational repair.), which produces MHITRLNIQRVRNLKAVALHELQPFNVFYGQNGSGKTSVLEAIHLLATGRSFRTHIPKNYIQHDTADAVVFAQSASEKIGMQKLQSGEQLIKVNGDSIATQGQLARILPLQLIDPQSTDIIDHGAKPRRQLLDWLMFHVEPEFYHAWQYYSRALKQRNSLLKSQRNISLSELEPWNKMLSDYGEILHSQRMEIVEQWKQYLQQDLAQLLPDLDIQMEYSAGFHVEHGLASDLIQYHQKDVDRRYTEYGPHRADLRFKTPLGDADTVLSRGQKKLLIMALKLSQIAMLHACNKETVVLLDDVTAELDLTAQQRLIERLSQLGSQVFITTLDQQSVKKHLHDLSICYRLFHVEQGQVQVAGP; this is translated from the coding sequence ATGCATATTACGCGTTTAAATATACAACGTGTCCGAAATCTGAAAGCGGTTGCACTCCATGAGTTGCAGCCGTTTAATGTTTTTTATGGGCAGAATGGTTCCGGTAAAACCTCCGTTCTGGAAGCCATTCATCTGCTGGCAACAGGGCGTTCTTTCCGTACCCATATTCCTAAAAACTATATTCAGCATGATACTGCCGATGCCGTGGTCTTTGCCCAGTCTGCCTCTGAAAAAATAGGCATGCAGAAACTGCAGAGTGGAGAGCAGCTGATTAAGGTCAATGGTGATTCCATTGCCACACAGGGGCAGCTTGCCCGCATACTGCCGTTACAGCTGATTGACCCACAAAGTACAGACATTATTGATCATGGTGCAAAACCCAGAAGACAGCTGCTCGACTGGCTTATGTTTCACGTGGAACCAGAGTTTTATCATGCATGGCAGTATTACTCACGTGCATTGAAACAGCGCAACAGTCTGCTGAAGTCACAGCGCAATATTTCCCTGTCAGAACTTGAACCCTGGAATAAAATGCTCAGTGATTATGGGGAAATTCTGCATTCACAGCGCATGGAAATAGTGGAGCAGTGGAAACAGTATCTGCAGCAGGATCTGGCTCAGTTATTGCCTGATCTGGATATTCAGATGGAATACAGCGCAGGGTTCCATGTGGAACATGGACTGGCCAGTGATCTGATTCAGTATCACCAGAAAGATGTGGACAGACGTTATACCGAATACGGTCCGCACCGTGCAGATCTGCGTTTTAAAACCCCATTGGGCGATGCTGATACAGTTCTGTCCAGAGGGCAGAAAAAACTGCTGATCATGGCGCTGAAACTGTCGCAAATTGCCATGTTACATGCCTGTAATAAGGAAACTGTGGTATTATTGGATGATGTGACAGCAGAATTAGATTTAACTGCACAACAGCGATTAATTGAACGTCTGAGCCAGTTAGGCAGTCAGGTTTTTATCACCACGCTGGACCAGCAATCAGTAAAAAAACATTTACATGATTTATCTATCTGTTACCGGTTGTTCCATGTGGAGCAGGGACAGGTTCAGGTTGCTGGGCCATGA
- the dnaN gene encoding DNA polymerase III subunit beta: protein MRLKIAKESLVNVLSHVVGAVERRHTLNILSNVKIQANQQALTITGSDLEVELVASTTLAEGACLQPGETTVPARKLMDICKSLPAAAIVDLQITEDQRCILKSGASRFVLGTLPAEDYPLLTTENTQGTQVQVTERELKRLFEKTAFAMAVQDVRFYLTGTLLEIDDSQLRAVTTDGHRLALCETLASSNAGQLVQAIVPRKAVGELQRLLSIEDEQLTLLIGRELLNVTISTPSRDKEQGDITVRFTTKLIDGKFPDYRRVIPRGGDKKVVIAHDVFKQSLQRVSILSNEKLRGVFLNFGADSLQLRANNPEQDEAVEDLAIQYADTPMEMSFNAQYILDVLSVLDGDDVAMTMTEANQSVLVQDPTQQNQTYVVMPMRV from the coding sequence GTGCGTTTGAAAATCGCGAAAGAAAGCTTAGTCAATGTGTTGTCACATGTGGTCGGAGCCGTTGAACGTCGCCATACTTTAAATATTCTTTCAAACGTAAAAATTCAGGCAAATCAACAGGCTTTAACCATTACAGGTTCTGACCTGGAAGTTGAGCTGGTGGCCAGTACCACACTTGCTGAGGGTGCTTGTCTGCAGCCAGGTGAAACGACGGTTCCTGCCCGTAAACTGATGGATATCTGTAAATCTTTACCTGCTGCTGCGATTGTGGATCTGCAGATCACTGAAGATCAGCGCTGTATTTTAAAATCGGGTGCAAGCCGTTTTGTGCTGGGGACTTTGCCTGCTGAAGACTATCCATTACTGACCACTGAAAACACTCAGGGTACTCAGGTTCAGGTGACTGAACGTGAGCTGAAACGTCTGTTTGAAAAAACAGCGTTTGCAATGGCGGTTCAGGATGTCCGTTTTTATCTGACTGGTACTCTGCTTGAAATTGATGACAGTCAGTTGCGTGCAGTCACCACAGATGGTCACCGTCTGGCATTGTGTGAAACACTGGCGTCTTCCAATGCGGGTCAGTTGGTTCAGGCTATTGTGCCACGTAAAGCCGTGGGTGAATTACAGCGTCTGCTCAGTATTGAAGATGAACAGTTAACCTTGCTGATCGGTCGTGAACTGCTGAATGTCACTATCAGCACTCCAAGCCGTGATAAAGAGCAGGGTGATATTACGGTCCGTTTCACCACCAAACTGATTGATGGGAAATTCCCGGACTATCGCCGCGTTATTCCTCGTGGTGGCGACAAAAAAGTGGTGATCGCGCATGATGTGTTCAAGCAGTCTTTACAGCGTGTTTCGATTTTAAGTAATGAAAAATTACGCGGTGTATTTCTGAATTTTGGTGCTGATTCTTTACAGTTACGTGCCAATAACCCAGAACAGGACGAAGCTGTTGAAGATCTGGCGATTCAGTATGCAGATACGCCAATGGAAATGTCTTTCAATGCACAGTATATTCTTGACGTTTTAAGCGTGCTGGATGGCGATGATGTTGCCATGACCATGACTGAAGCTAATCAGTCTGTACTGGTACAGGATCCGACCCAGCAGAATCAGACCTATGTGGTCATGCCGATGCGTGTTTAA